In Anolis sagrei isolate rAnoSag1 chromosome 5, rAnoSag1.mat, whole genome shotgun sequence, the DNA window TACCTGCAAACATTTGTCTTGTTTTTAAAGGATTATTTTACATTTAAGAAATCAACTCAAACACTATTATATTTCAGGATTATGTAGCAACGCACACCAATTCACGCTGTTTCCAAGAAAAGTCTTACATTTCTTGCTTGCCCCTATCCTTACCATTGTAATAACATTAAAATGGTGTGCAGCTGTAGTTGAGCACATTATGTTAATGCATTCCCAGAAAAAAAGTGGATCCTGCCTCAGTATCAGTTTCTTGTCTGTGTTACTTGACTCTGAATCACATCAGCCGGCTTCCTTTGACGTGAGCAGAAAACTGTGATGTTAAAGCAGAGGTTTTGTGTTTAGCTAGTCAGATACTACCGTACCTTTGCTTATTGGAGAGATTGGTTGTTGACACAGAATTCACAATTTTGCAAAATGTTGACTTGTAGTCTTCATGACTTCAAGAAGGAGCACAAAACAATAATGacaaaagaaactgaaataaaCCTTTTGAAATCCACTGTACACTGACCTGAATCAGTCGTATAAAGTGTACTGCTGGGATCTGGTTATTTTTAAGAATGGGAATCCATCTGTTTATATTTCACGTGTTTTGTAAACTTCTAGCACTTTTTCCACTCGTCGCAATAGATAAAAGACGTATCTTGATGTGCGCTTAATAACAATGATCTCCCATGGAATCTTAACTCTGACTTGAAGGAAAGGTGGAGCAGCAGCATTTCCTTGTGACTGATTTCCTGAGCATGCAAATAGGGAAGCTGCcgtttaaaaaagaagaaagtgttTGAACCTTGGATGACTAAATCAACAGTCATTATCCCATGTACCCTTAAGAACAAAGCCACTCTCTCTGTGTTTCCTCTTGGCCTCTTTCCGGGGTTAATAAAATAACTTGGCTTATTTACAACCTGATTTCAGGGTTTATTGCCAAAGTCAGTATCAGTATGTGTATGaagtggggtttgttttgcttcCACTGCCGTTTTAGAAAATCCTTTTCCATTTAGAGGTCAAATGTAGTCTCTTGCCCCTTAACAGTTGATTCCTTTTAAGCCTTACATATGGCAGTTTCCTTGCTAATGCATGTAAATATCATTTAAAGGCCTTAGAGATATTCTGTGCTTAATAATTAAAACATCCTGTTACCCTCCCACCAGATAGTTGATGCCAGAAAAGATAAGAGAAAGGTGCTTTTATGGATCAGAATCCCAGAGAGATGGCACACACAGTTTTTAAAACTCAGGGTCCATTCCCTTACCTCCATTTTGACCAATTCAGTAAATCTGGTTAGAGCAGTGACAGAGTATTCAGCTCTTTCGTGTTTTCCAGAAATATGTACAGTTTTGCCTGCAGAGTTTTAAGTAAAATGCACAGGAAAGGAATGCCTCTTGTATTTACTTGAGCATTCTAATCAGAGTAAAGACTGAGAAAGTAGTTTGAGAAAATGTTGAGCCAGAAGGAAGACACTGTCTTGGGAATTGTGACCTGAGCTTTGTGAGTAGAGGGGCTACAGTGGGATTTGGGAATAGCTACTTGTGTGTGCGTGAGAAAGAGAAAGTGAGTGATTTGAGTTCTGTTGAGAAGACTCCATCATAGTGGGTAAATTTGAGGAATGAAGTACAGAAGTATATTGATCATAACTCGtttatttgccagttattgaAGTGCATGAACAAATTCAGAGAATGTTTGTTACTAcagtagtctcacttatccaacctttgctcatccaacgttctgtattatccaacgcaatctgcctcccactcggatccacagctgtttcaatacattgtgatgttttggtgttatatttgtaaatacagtaattactacataatgttaccatgtattgaactgtttttttctgtcagtttgttgtgaaacatgatgttttggtgcttattttgtaaaatcataacgtaatttggtgtgtaatagacttttccttaatctctcgttattatctaacatttttgcttatGCAACATtctgcccgtttatgttggataagtgagactctacttatAGAATACCTCttttaggatgcagaacaatggcttcagactacaagaaaggagattccatctgaacattaggaagaacttcctgactgtgagagctgttcggcactctgccccggagtgtggctgcggctccttctttagaggcttttaaacagaggctggatggccatctgttgggagtgctttgaatgcaattttcctgcttcttggcaggaggttggactggatggcccattaggtctctttcaactctgattctatgattgattgtAGGGGACACACGCAAGTTTCCCTGCAAGTATATTTTGACCTTTTTGGGTGCTATGAAGTTTAGTATTCCCTTCGTATGGAACAGCAccttgaagcccccccccccccacctcgccTTCACACATAGACGTGCCTCATAATGAGCAGGCAGGATGTCAGAGGTATCTGGTTACACCCTCACACCCAAAATGATGACATGAGCACTGATATCTACCAAAGGTCCCAGCATTACTGTAATAATTTAATCTCTGGCTCTGGAGACTTAATCAATTTTTTTGTGATCTTGCCTGTTCCCCATAAGGCCTGTACTGGCTGTGTCAGGGTTTTAGAAGTCACTTAGTGTAGGTCCTGAGCCTAGTGTACATTCTGTGTCTCCTTTATGTTTGATCTTTGGAACCTAAACAAGTAAGCCAAGCAGTCCTGGAAGAGAAGTGTTAAAGTCCCCTTACTTTTCTGCTTCCCCTCTCCTACCATCTTACtgttataaaggtaaaggtttcctcttgacattaagtttagttgagtctgactctggggggtggtgctcatctccatttctaagctgaagagccggcattgtccgtagacgcctaggtcacgtggccggcgtaattgcatggagcgccattaccttcccgccgaagtggtaccttttgatcttctcacatttgcatgtttttgaactgctaggttggtagaagctggggctaatgacgggagctcaccctttcCTGCtgatttgaaccgccaatcttCCAGTTAAGTTCTGCGGCTTAGcgttttaacctgctgcaccaccacgaCCCCATTGAGTCATGTTAGATTAGGTTATTGTTAGGTCATGGGAAAGGctgcaaaggaagaaaagaaaataattttctcaCCTCTTTTCCTATTGTGGGATTGCTTGTCTTATATGAGGTCTTTCCTTTGTTACACAGTTCGAAGAATTTACCACCTCTGCTCTATCTTCATGGTCACCATATACATGCTATTCTTTGTCTCAGTATATCCTTCTCTCTGTTGGCCATATCAATTATCCTTTCAATTTACTTCTTTACATAGCATATTTAACCTATATTGTATTAGTACCAGTACTGATGCAAAGATAGTAAGTCATGTGAATCAGTCCACTGTGTGTCATTCTGACGTTGCAGGAAAGGCGGCCTCCAGGTGTGATGACTAGATTTCGAAGAATCTTTCCCACTTCCCTATACAAATAGTCTCCAAGTTGtgaacaagatagcttctgtaggtttgttgttaagttgaatttgtatgtaagtcagaacagttacatttttaagtgtaccttgggccacacacacacaaatatacatatacacacaaactttGGATAGTGCACAGAAGAattaacacccctgtagtgtttgtttggcTGTCCGTTCCCTTATTCCAGTGGgcccagcctgtggtccatggatcaccagtggtccgcaagaactaaaatatgttccacagcctcaccattactacaccattgcaatgagaacgactggtctcgcgaaaccttcTTAttgtgctgaggcttattaaatatggttttctgtgggcgagcagatggcgactactggacagcatatgttttgtatcagaaactagagctgttgtggtctattcaaagcaatcttctgaatcagcaccccaaatagcaaaactgaatctaaagttgtcaaaaaacagatttgtaacctttttggtactaatgttagagagtgttccctggtctaagtggtccctgatcaaaaaaaaggttgggaaccgctgccctattcagaagatttcacctcactttctgtcactgtgattattggatttttttaaaaatggcttgttgtggaaacaaggattggggataaagcttcagttgacaccctttttctccatgataactctttcaggagtgaaatttcccttcctagaagtagttttctctcatttcctgttgttttgcccccgttcttaactgtgaatcatttgtaagttagatatttgtaactcggggactgcctgtacttattTACTTTTCTGTATCCTATCCCAAAGAAACTTTGGGTAGAATTCATGTGACAGAATACTAGTCAGAGAGGTGTGTTGTAGAAGTTATTCATGTGCATACCAAGTTCCAAAATAGCTTAAACAATTTAGAAAAGGTTTTGCAAACAGTATGTTTCCCAGCAATTCACCCGTGTCctcctgttttgttttaaatgtgtgtAACCTTGGTGTTCCTGCTGTAAACCAAGTGCCAGGAGTCTAAATGCTATTGTTCCAATTTAGCCTGCAGACTTTAAACAACTAGCTCTGTTTAGAACTGGGTTGCATGCCAGCAGTTAAAGCAAAGCCTTATAGGGTATGGCAGAACTGGTAGTTTTGGTATGAGATCATGATAAACTCGATCAGTTACTTTAGTATCGCAAGTACATATAAGTCTCTCTCATTCACTCTCACACATTGGCAGACACAAATCAAATATGCTATATTTTTAGTTCTCTTTATATTCTGTGGCAGAGATGCTCACAGTAGAAAGAGGATCCTTGCGTGGTCTTCCCATGATGTTACAAAGCTGGTCTGTATGAATAGCATTTGTTTACTGACAGGTTATATGCAATGTATGTCTGTTGACTGTAAACAGAAGTTCCCTTAGCTTTAGTCTCATAACTTTAAGCCCAACAGGCTACCAGTGGTATGAACAGATCAGGCTATACTTATGCTGGTGAGCGTTTTGAGGATATGCAACCATTTCATACAGTGAAGCAACTACAGTGGGCCATGTTTTCAATAGTTTTGTCTTCTATTAGATGTGACTGGGGGGATAGTTCAAGTGTTAGGGCAATTAaatagatgggttgttgtaggttttttcgggctatatggccatgttctagaggcattttctcctgacgtttcgcctgcatctatggcaagcatcctcagaggtagtgaggtctgttggaactaggaaaatgggcttatatatctgtggaaagaccagggtgggacaaaggactcttgtctgttggagctaggtgtcagtgtttcaactgaccaccttgattagcatttgatggcctggcagtgcctggggcaatcttttgttgagaggtgattagatatgcctgattgtttactttctgttgttttgctgttgtaaagaTTGccacaggcactgccaggccatcaaatgctaatcaaggtggtcagttgaaacattcacacctagctccaacagacaagagtcctttgtcccaccctggtcattccacagatatataaacccatttttctagttccaacagacctcacacctctgaggatgcttgccatagatgcaggtgaaacgtcaggataaaatgcttctagaacatggccatatagcccaaaaagaccctacaacaacgcagtgattctggccatgaaagccttcgacaataaattaaatGGATGTTTCAGATCACTAATGTTAAGAGCTGAGACAGTTTGATACTATATATGGTGCTTGTACAAATGGAGAAATTTTATTTATGACCTTAGTTTTCAATGTGGGCTAGaaagaatggctttctcccaaatATATCCTGTGCTTAGCAAATGAATTCACAATGCATTGTTAAAAAGTCAGTGTACTGTTTGGAGTAAAAAGTAAAGGGAAGTGACAATTTAGTTTTGCACCAAATCTGTATCCCATTATGGGAAATCCAGTAAGTACTACATGCATATTGCCTCATACAATTGACAGCTCTTTTTCGGTGGAAATATTTAAGGATGGCTGGACTGTAGGTTATTTCCACCCCTCTGAATATTAAAATGAGGTCACAGAAGGAATTGCGTTCCTTGCCTGTCTCTTacatgccatttttttaaaaataatatattatttgtattttataattctaaagACTTCAAAGGggtggagcaggcatgggcaaacatttttgcCTTGAGACTGCATTGTGGGCATGGCTGGGAGGgccaggccaggagggaggacAGTCGGGCACATGCTGGGTGGGACGGGCTGCTCGCCCAACCCTTATGCCAGGCAGAAAACGAGACATGCAGCAATTGCcctgatcctcttcccaaatactCCTCCCTCGATCTCtgagctgtcctcttggcattatgccaggaggacggTGAGACAGACAGCGTTCAAGAGTGCTCCTGAGGGCTCTCAACTGCAGTGTGCCTTTTTCAAGCCATCCTCCTGACATAAGGACAGGACTGCTCACaccatccttatgccgggaggagggcaagacacacaatggctgagagtgctccagaaggctctcagctgctgtgtgccttcctctcccatcctttatGCATAAAGATGTAGTGGGCCGCCGTATCGTTATAccgagaggacagggaaaattagAACGACCTGTTGAGGAAAACACCTAGGGACCACATCCGGCCCTCTGGCCTTCATTATCCCATGCCTGGGGCAGAGTcagagaataatagagttggccTTCTAGTTGGCCGTGTAGTCTAACCTCTGCCATGCaaagaaagcacaatcaaagcacccctgacagatggccatccagcctctgtttaaaagcctccaagaaaggagcctccaccacgctcttaggcagagagttccactgctgaacagctctcacagttaggaagttatttctaatgttcaggtagaatctcctttcctctaatTTAAACCAATTGCTCccagtcctaatctccagggcagcagaaaacaagcctgctccctcttccttgtgacacccttttacatatttatacatggctatcatgtctcctctcaagctTCTCTaatgcaggctaaacagacccagctctttaagccgcttttcatagggcttgttctccagatctttgattattttagtcactctcctctggacaccttccagctttcaGTGTCTCTTTTAAACTGTAGTCCCCAgaatttggacacagtattcctggtaaggtctgaccaaagcagactaGAGAGGTACcaggacttcccttgatctagacattgTACTCCTttagatgcagcccaaaatctcattagCTTTTTTAGCTAGTGCACCATACTTTTGGCTCATGCTCAACTTAGTGTCCACAAAGActctcaagatctttttcacatggactattTTCGAGCCAGGGGTCATGCATTCTGTATCTGTTCGCTTCATGTTTTTTCTGCCCAGGTGTAGTATCTTACAtgtgtccttgttgaaattaattttgttagttttggcccagctctctaatctgttgaggtcattttgatTTCTCATCCTGTCCTTTGGAATACATAAGCAGGGATTTTCTGAACTCTGACATGACCAGTACTATATTGGCTTTGTGTTTGAAAGCTCTTTGGTGAGTTGTCATCTAACACTATAAGCCTCGGATTATTGAATGCATACTTAAATACCACATAGCTTTGATTGGACATGTAATAAAATAGGATGCTCTGCCAATCAAATAGCATAAATAGTTGGGCAACGAATGCAAGTGAATTTGGTCTGTTTTGTGTTGAGGTGAGCAGGTAACTCATTGAGTTTACTCTTTCTGGTTGTACTTTATATCAGAGATGGACCCCTTTCATGGGCATAGGGGTCCATCTTGATCCCTTTCTAGAGTCTGATGAAAGCCTTGAAACTCATTGGTGCTACTGGAAGTTGGGAACCATGTTTTGGAGGAACAATGCTTTCTGGAGGCTTCTGGGACCACAGTTCACAAATTAAACTGGAGCAGGCCACTGCTCTGAAACAAAAAGCCAGGGGAGCATATGCTGCCAACTCTTGCTGTAGGTAATATTAGGGTGTGTCAGTTTGGTTGTGTTTCGATAGGTTAACACAATTGAAGCATGGGTAGCTTGACTTTTATCTACATTGTTTGTAATCTTATCTAAAGTCCCGAATGTGACATTTTTAGTGTGTATCAAAAAAGTGTATTATTTTTCAGATGATATGGAAGTGTAAGTAGGAAGGAGTGAATGTCTTGCTTTTCCTCCCCCAGTGTCTTTCCTGAGGTCAATGTTGACTCGGCTATAAGTGTCTGTAGTGAGGAATGTAAACCTGAACACATATTTTCACATTGTATCATTGTACGTACATGCCTCTCCATTTTTAAGAAGTTTTCTATAGAGTACGATTCCTCTATCCACAGATTTGATATATGATTTACTATtataaatgatcaagggtctggagaacaagccctatgaggagcagcttaaagagctgggcatatttagcctgaagaagagaaggttgagaagagacatgataaccatgtataaatatgtgagaggaagtcataggaagtaGGGAGCAAACtatttttctgtttccctggagactaggacacggaacaatgacttcaaactacaagaaaggagattccatctgaacattaggaagaacctgactgtgagagctgttcaccagtggaactctctgccccaaagtgtggtagaggctccttctttggaaacttttaaacagaggctggatggccatgttgggggtgctttgaatgcaattttcctgcttggcagggggttggactggatggcccatgagatctcttccaactctatgattctatggtttcacgtaaggagcccccggtggcgcaatgggataaacccctgttccggcaggactgaacaTTGCTAGGTTGGAGTTTTGAATTCCAGGAGAGCACaggtgaactccctctgtcagctccagctccccatttggggacatgagagaagcttcccataaagatggtaaaacatcaaaacaatctgGGCGtcttctgggcaatgtccttgcagatggccaattctctcacaccagaagcgacttgcagtttctcgagtctcttctgacacaaaaaaaatggtTTCAGGTATTGGGAAGGGCTTTTTGAAATGTATGCACCATGGAAATAGGGGTTGTACTCTCCTGTACTTACTGTTTATAGAATACATCTTATTATTGTCTAGTAAtacaatactgttttttctgtaaCTTTACATTTTTCAACCTGTTTTAGGATgttcagaaagagagagaatcccACAATTACCTCACTAAAGAAGCAATCAAGGAAAAAGTCCAAATGTATAATTCAGATGTTGTGGACAAGCTAAAGATGACATTGGTAAGACTTCTCTATGTTATTTGAAGTAATTGTGAGGGATGCACATAGAGGCCTCTTTATTTACGCTTGCAACGAAGTTAGAAAATGCATGTATACCACACAATGTACCATCAGTGTTTATAACGTAAACACAAGTGTATTTGTACTTCAAATATTCCCGAGTATCATGGTCAACTCTTGGATCAAAAGGCGGGGACTGTTGTTTTACCATTCTGGGTGAGGTGTCCCTCTCCTCCACATTATTGATCCATTATTTTGATCCACAGCCAAATACTACGCAATTGTTAAGATTCAGCAATAATGTATTACATCTGATTTAGTGAACACTTATGCTACCAAtgcctttctctcagtctcaatgGTGCTATTAGATCCATTTCCAGTCTAATACATTGCTACTCAAAGTGATGGACAATGAACTGGTGTTGGTCCATGATCCATCGTTTGATTCCACCTGGAGTGTTTTCAAGTGAGAAAGAAACAGTTCTAGTCAGTGTACACAAATATTGTATTGGTCCCTGGCACACTGAGAAGGAAAATGCTTGTCCCTCTCAGCAGATATCTTAAGATGTCCTAGTCTGATAGACATGTAACAAAAACATAGCAGGCAAAGGATATGGTGAAGATGAAAGTAAGCAAACTCAGGTAACAGATAGTAGTGATGGAGTGATCATTGCACGATACTGGTGAAATACCAAATGACAATTTCCTATCTCCTTTTAAAGGAGATCTTATTTACTATCTTGTAACCCAactgtggtggtgcagtgggttaaaccgctaagctacagaacttgctgaccagaaggttggctgttcgattcagcaggatggggtgagctcccattgttagccccagcttctgccaacctagcagtttgaaaacatgcaaatgtgagtagatcaatagataccgcttctgcaggaaggtaatggcactccatgcagtcatgccagccacatgaacttggaggcatctacagatgcttagaaatgtagatgagcatcaccccccagagtaggacacaaatagacttaatgtcaggagggaaacttttacctttacccagctgtaaataaatattttgaaaataaaacttCTAGATCTGAGGTTGCGAAGATATGAGAGATCCAGCAGTTAAGGTTTTCCACTGCACTAGGGGCTAGTGCCTTATTTTTTCCTATTGgctgtttatttctttatttacgacGTTTTTATcatgcccatttcagcccgaaggtgactcagggcggcatacagatACTCAgggcacaggcccgtagccaggatttggtttgggggggggggggctgaagcccctcaagcccccccccccccccccccccggctacatgcctgtcagggCAGCATAGAGATCACATTTGTTCCCTTGCTTTTCTAGGAAGTAGAAGCTAATGGCTCATGGACCACCATTTtgtgatataattatataatttgatataatgtattgtgtgtTTGATTCCATTGCAGAACTCCAGTGGAACATACACTGGCTTCATCAAAGTTCAGATGGAACTTGGCAGACCTGGCACAATAAAGGACACAAATTCAGGGAAGCATCGAAACAGCAACAATGAAACTGCTTTTCATTTGCCTAATGGCAACATGAATACCCTTCATATCAGCAGCACTAACACTGTTCGTGAAGTCATTGAGGCCTTGCTCAAAAAGTTTCTAGTGGTCGACAACCCTGCCAAATTTGCTCTTTATAAACGATGTCACAAGGAAGACCAAGGTATGCTCTTCTATGTCAGTGCTTGAGAAATGCTAAAGACATGAGCAGGGTACATGGATGAAAAAAGAAGCCCTATTTAATATACCTACCCTCAGGAAGGCTAACAGGTGATATTTTCTCTTTGACGTCTTGAGAAAGATTCGATTTAATAAGGAAATGGTGCTGATTTTATGTGACTACAGATGTGGTGTATGTAGTTATAGTTCTTTTAATAGTGAACGTTTGGGAAATAAaagttcatggaatcatagactcCTAAGAGCTGGAAGTggtcccaagagccatccagttgaACTCCATGCCGTGCAGGAAAACACATTTAAAGCACACCTGAAAGATAGCCATCCAATCTTAAAAACCTCCTGAAAAAGAAAAGGCTTCCCCGTTTTTGCAGCAAAACAGTTCTTCCCAATTCTTTCCTACCTAATGATGTACACAGAAACATTTAGCTAGGGTATTTATCATCTCTTTGCCCAATCATCTCAAAAGTTGTCAGGATAAAGTAGGGGTTGAAGGATATAAATGCGATCAGTTAGCtgcaattattattttccatGGGGTAGCCTTCTGCAGCATGTGTTGATCTTATTCCATAATGAATACTATGTGTGTATTTACTTGTTCTTTTTCCAATGATTTCTGCAGTTTATATGTGCAAGCTCTCAGAAACAGAGCATCCTCTCTACTTGCGTTTGATGGCAGGTCCAAGAACAGATATGCTGAGTTTTGTTCTGCGTGAGCATGAAACTGGAGAGGTTTTGGTAAGTTGCGCCTGTGCTTCTGGTATTAGGGAGGTTGGAAGCATTTTCTTGGACCCAACTTCTTAATTtgggcatgtttgccccaattttggGTCCCCAGGCTGTTCCACTTTCTCCTTCAAAAAAGTTTTTTCATATGCATAAAGTAGTCTTGA includes these proteins:
- the RASSF3 gene encoding ras association domain-containing protein 3 isoform X2; translated protein: MTGTSSMSSGYSSWEESESEEFFFTARTSFFRAAPSKAKPSAPDVQKERESHNYLTKEAIKEKVQMYNSDVVDKLKMTLNSSGTYTGFIKVQMELGRPGTIKDTNSGKHRNSNNETAFHLPNGNMNTLHISSTNTVREVIEALLKKFLVVDNPAKFALYKRCHKEDQVYMCKLSETEHPLYLRLMAGPRTDMLSFVLREHETGEVLWEAFSLPELQNFLRILDKEEDEQLQNLRRRYAAYRNKLEDALGVWKPG
- the RASSF3 gene encoding ras association domain-containing protein 3 isoform X1, translated to MAIRNDINRTIRRIAQFFYWFPKALGNPRRRKIKLLCKSSDCKYTCHSYCQDMVHLDCQQNGKPMDYSSRYDSSADSDVGTVDVQKERESHNYLTKEAIKEKVQMYNSDVVDKLKMTLNSSGTYTGFIKVQMELGRPGTIKDTNSGKHRNSNNETAFHLPNGNMNTLHISSTNTVREVIEALLKKFLVVDNPAKFALYKRCHKEDQVYMCKLSETEHPLYLRLMAGPRTDMLSFVLREHETGEVLWEAFSLPELQNFLRILDKEEDEQLQNLRRRYAAYRNKLEDALGVWKPG